The segment GGAACGAAGTCATCAAGACCTGCCTGCTTTGGGAAGGGGCTCCATGGAAGTCGCCAACGATTCCCGGGAATGCCCTCATGGCTGCGTGGCAGCGCTATGAGCAAGTGATTCAGGAGCTCATTGAGCTACGCTGTTTTAATCCGAATCATGCGCAAAAGCGGCTCTCTCTTCCCCAGGACTGCAACCAGTCCTATATTAAGCTCCGCATGGAATATTCCAAGGCGCTCCAAGCTGTGAAGGGCGTTGATGGGAACTTCACCGCACAGTTTTTTGATCTCCCTGAACGCCTTCTATGGGTGTTCATGCAGTTTCACCAAGAGCACGAGCCATTTTGGTGCGTTCAAACCGCGTTCTATTCGGCGGTTTACGCTATTCGAAAGCAACAGCAATTGCTTCACAAAGCACGCACGACTCTAGCCAAAGAAAATGCGACCAAGTCAATGGCAGCAGTGACTGCCATCTTGCGGGACAAGGGCCCCTGCAATGTGCGGCAGATGCAGCGCTCCACCAAAAGCCGGGCAGCGTCGTTTTTCAAAACCGGGATAAGCATCCTGGAAAAAGAAGGCCGAGTAAAAAAGCATGCCGACAACCGGTATGAACTCCTGCAAGCCGAAACTGACAGTGGAAGCGTCAGGGAACCACAATATGCCGCCCACAATTAAAACCAACTGATAAACCATGAACTACGACACCTCGATCAGACCGTTTGAATTTGGCAAAGGTGAAACTTTTGATGATGTTCGTCAATGTTTGCCACCTCGCCTTTTTGCGCTTGCCGAAAAATCTCAGGACCTGCTTGGCATTGACGCCCGGACTGCGGCAATGGGTGGATTAGCTCATCTGGCCGCAGCAATGGGACGTGGTGTCTTCCTTGATGATGGAACCACGCGAATCCCCCCATGTTTTAGTCTGGCCGTGATTTCTGACAGCACTTCACCGGGTGAATGGCTGGCAACCCTTGGAAGAGGATGGCTTGAGGAAGCAAAAGGCATTTCCAATTTTTGGACATCTGATCAAGCCAAGCTCGTTCTGCAGAGGCATTTGCGGGACGCAGCCGCTCAGGATACCAACACTCGATCAAGCGATCCCCAGATTGACCAGCTTGTGAATTCCATTCCAGTCGATGCATTGAAGATGGTTCACACACAATATTTAACAACCAGGACTGATCCAACAGCGGCAGGCCTTGCCATCGTCCAAAACAGCGGTCGAACAACGACCATGATTAATGGGGCCAGAGACCCACTGATTGAGTGGGGACAATTGAAACCCATCTTGCAACGGCAATTTAACGAGATGCTCATTCTTGGCTGGTTGTGCAAACCCATGCCTGTCACACCCCAAAGAACAGAAATTCCAGCATCGCTCACCTGCCTTTGGCAAACCCGTACGCAGTCCTTGCAGCAAACGTGGTTTTCTAATCGCAGCATCTGCGCTCACGATCCGCCACCCGTGCTACTATTTAAATTCACAGGTTCTCCCAAACGCCTGCCTGATGTCAATGCCCCTGAATTCGCGGATTGGGCACAGCTCCTAAAAATCGCATTCCAGTGCCGACGAGTGATCAATGGGGCTTCGGACATCGCTTTGGAGCAAAGCGTGAAAGTGATTGCCGAATTGTTTTATAAACAGTTCGATTCCGCGACCGCCACTCTGCCGAAGGAAATGCAGCCATGGCTCCAGTGGATTCCTGATCTCGCTCTACGTATGTATCACCTGCAGCTAATCGCACACTCTCTTGAGCAAACAATCGTTGCCACCGCAATGGGAAAAGGCCAAAAACAACCAACTGAATTTACCATTCAGCAGAAGCAACAGGCCATGATGAGCGCTGTGCGTCTTACGCGCTGGGCTGCAAACGAACACTTTCAAGTGCTCCTCGGATTCATGGGAAAGTCAGAGGTGGCAAGACTTTCGACAGGTTCCGACAATACCGACACACAGCGGCTTGAGGAAGGCATTTTGCAGAAGCTCAAAGATAATGGCCCTCAATCACCCCGGGAATTGCAACGCAGTTTCCATGAATTGCGCGCCCAGGCCCGTGATGAGGCTCTCCTCAGGCTCAAAAGCAAGGGGGCGGTGACCAAAGACTCCAAAGGAAGGTTTGAAGTGGCGGCTTAAACGAGGTCAGGCGCTGAATGTCAGCGTGTCAGCGCATGGTAAAACGCCTATTACGCGATGCTGGCTTGGAAGGCGGTGACAAGTCCGACCTCGCGGCTCCGGCCTGCAGAGTTGCCCAATCTGCATGACGCAATAATGACAGCTCCATTGGGAAGACCTCCTCTCCTCCTCCTGCCCAGAAGGGGGGCAGAAAATGCGAGTCCACCCGAATTTAAATGCGTCCTGCTTATGCAACCATAGCCAGCCGTAGAGGTGCTGTTGAAGCATGCACTGCTTATCTCGATTGATAGCTGGGAACGATGGGCTTGGTTGAATTGGCGCTTCTCTGTGCGTCCAGCCAGGTTTTCTTCCAAATGAAAATTGCCATAGCCAGCCAGATGAATGGTTTGCTGCGTTTCCACAACACGAGTGCATAGACGATGCCGCAAAATATGGCGGTCCAAAAGATGACTGGCAGCCAGGATGTGACTGCTACAGTTTCGTATTTTGGAAAAAGGATTCCTGGCTCAACCAGCCTTTGTTCCTGGCTTACAAAGACGAAATTTGAAAGCACCAACACCGAGAGAATGAGGGCCGCGCATGCAGCTGCCAAAGCACATCCGGCATTTGGATGTCTAACAGGCTGTGGAACTGGCGGATAGCCGCCTTGGGTTTGTGCATTTTGATCGCTCATGATTAGCCAGCTTTTGTGGGGGAATGGCGAGGTATTTTTTTGCCTCGCCATTAAACCTGTTGTTGTTATTTCCCGCCCAGAAGGCCTTTGATGGCCGCTTCTCCCAAAAATGAGCCCACCCCAAGAAGGGCATTATTTACGTCCTTGTTGGTCGTCCCTGTGCTTTCGACAATCTCAGCGGATGTGACGGCATTAAGTTTGACATTGTAGGCAAAGCGCAATTTTGTCGTTCCTGTGGGCCTGAGAATCCCCTGCCAGTATAAAACACAATTGAGGCGAAATTTGTTAATGTCTTCATAGCACCTGCTCTGTGTGTCGGCAATCCAGTCCACATCAAGGCTCTCAACCCAAATGCTGATCCCTGCTCCTGCAGGATGAATCGATTTAAACAGGTCCTGAGCACCTGGAATGTCTGTTCCGTCCGCCTGTTTGACAGGATCGTTCAAGCTGGTTTCAAGAACCATTTTGAGCAGGCTGAGGGTGACGTTCGCATTGCAAGGCGCGCCGGCTTTTCGGCTGCCCTCCGGCGCTACACTCCATTCCCCATTTTGTTGCGGCATCCCTCCCTGTGCGTCGATATAATATTCCCCGGACAGTTTCCCATCCTGAACGTCCCCCTGCCACTTGATGATCAGCCCTGTGTAATCTGTGGTATTAAACCGGAATTTCATTCCACTGCGTGTGCCGGCGATTTTTCCTCCGCCTCTCAGCCAGCCGCTCACTGACACGAAGCCACCGAGCTTGCCACCTTCCTCACTGAACACGATCTTTAAATGACCATCAGCGTTTCCTGTCACGTTGTGACACGTCCCCGAGAGAGCCGCCATATCGATAGTGTCGGCGTGTGAAGTGCACAGCCAAAAGCTAAAGATCAAAATCAGGAATGTGGGCGATTTCATAACGGTCGTGTTTCGGTGATTGTGAGCTTTTGAAGCTATTCGCTGCTGCGTATTGGTCGAACGAAGGCACCGGTCGCTGATATCGTTCTGGTCTCCGATGCGACCTGGCTGGTTTGGATCGTGTCACTTCACTGAGCATTCAATTCAGCACTCTACACACGTCAAGCCATTTTGCTCCGATATCGGAGCAATCAAAGGGCCACCACTCCCTACTATTTGCGGCCAGAAACATGGCGCAGCAGAACATCATTGGCTCAGCAGTTCGGCGCATTCGCGTCGAAAAAGAACTGACGCAGGATGCTTTTGCAGCTCGCTGCCAGCTTGCCGGCTGGGACTTGTCCCGTGAAACCCTGTCCAAGATCGAGGCCTGCATTCGTCGGGTGAACGATGCTGAAGTCATGATGCTTGCCAAAATTCTCGGCTGCAAAATCACTGACCTTTTCCCAGCAACCACCAAGGCGGTTCTGCCAGTGCTTCGTCACAGCAAGTGAAGCGTGGTTGACCGGAGTGTGAATGACGCTTCCTTCCGTTCATGTGCGGTCGCCTGAGCTCGTTCGCCACGCTTCAAAGCCTGGCTCTAGGGGCAAGGAACTGGGTGTTCAGCGGCGAAAAAATAGGCCCCACGAAGACCGGCGGTCCGAGGTTCCTGTCGTGAACAATATCTGTCCCACCGATTATGCCGACAGCTGTTTCTCGTGAAGCGGCGTTGTTCTTTTTACTCTCATATTCCTACTTGCCCTGTGGGGCTTGGGGCTGCATACTCATGGGCACAAACCATGCGACTGACCAAACGAGGTGAATATGCGCTGCGCACCCTGATCCGGCTGGGCATTGCCGAGCGCCAGCAGGAGGGGGTCATTTCTGTTTCCACCCTGGCGGAGCAGGAGCATCTGCCGTTCAAGTTTTTGGAGGCCATTCTCTTTGAGCTGCGCACCGCCGGCTATGTGGAAAGCCTGCGTGGCAAGTACGGTGGCACCCGGCTGGCCAAGCCGATGAAAGCCATCAAGATGGGCGAGGTGGTGCGCCTGATCGACGGCAAGCTGGCACCCATCGGCTGCGCCAGTGAGACGGAGTATGAAAAGTGCACCTGCCCGGACGAGACGCACTGCGGCCTGCGCATGCTCATGATCGATGTGCGCAATGCCATTGCCAACATTCTGGACCGTTACACCCTGGAAAACGTGGTGGAGGTGACGCTGAGAAAGCAGCAGGCTGCCAAAAAGACGGCCAAGAAGAAGACGGGACGCGAAAAGCATGCGGACCCTGCGGATGGCTTTCTGGCCACGCTGCTGGATTCGGTGGCTTAGACACACCACAATCTGCTGAAAACGGGGATCATCATCCGTGGTGGCCCGCACTCATGCGGCCTGTCAGCGCTCCGGCGGAGTGGAATCGTCCCGATCCCACACGTTTTAGCATCGCCCAGCGTGTTCGATTCGTCTGTAAACATGCTGCAGGTGTGGGGATCAAGATGATCCCCCTCCGTTGGCTTGTGCTTTTGCTCCCAGACCGGGAGCGCGGCGTGTTTTGGCTGCTATTGTGTCATTCACTTGTCCCACTGCGCCATGCGCTGGGCGGCAGCGTAGGCGGACCAGCCCCATTTGGAGCGGAAGAGCTGTTCCTCATAGGTGAGGCCCCGCTGCAGGCGGGTGTTGGTGTTTGTATCTGACACGGGGCCGGTGCCAGAGGTGGCTGTGTCGGTGGCGGCAGAGCTGGCCGTTGTCTGTGTGGTGGATGGTGCTGCGGAGGCTGGAGTCAGGGAGAGATCCAGGGCCAGGCCTCTGCCGGGTCCGGCGGGCTCATATCCCTGGACGGCCACCTGCTGATTTCCCGACCAGAAGTGATTCGATGGGAGGTGAGGATCGACGGGGATGGCCGGGGCCGCCTGTGCTGCCGAGGCAGGTGCTGAAGCCGGTGGCGGAGATGCCAGCGGGAGTCCGGAGGCCAATCCTGATGAGCGCACGGGCGGCTCTGGCGCAGCGGCGGGTGAGGCTGCTGTTGCCCAGGAGGCCGCCTGCAGGTCCGGTCGTGATTGTGCAGGCACCGCTGGCGCAGGCTGGGGCTTCACGGTTTCAGTCGAGGCGGTGACACGAGATCCCGCAGCGCCTCCAGCCCCCAGGCTCCAGCCGATGAGGCCGGTGGTCAGCACGAGGGCCAGGCCGGCTGCCCATCGGTGCAGCGGGAGGGCGGTGATTTTGGGGGGGAGTCCGATGCGCATGATGCCGGGAAAAAAGGGGGAGAGTGGGCCGGGCGCTCAGCAGACAAAAGCCGTTGTGGATGCGATACCCACAACGGCTGATGTTCCTGAACCAGGAGTTTGAGATTAGTAGAAGGTGGGGATGACCAGACCGCCGTCCGTGTAGCGAGCCACGCGGAAGGTGGAGTCGATCAGGATGCCGCCGCCGTTGGTGGCGTCCACATTCAGGATCTGATCACGCAGCGCATTGGCAAAGTCGCGCACGGTGCTGGCGGCGGAGCTGGGGTCAGCAGCGGAGCCGGGGCGGCGGATGATGCGGTTGTACACCCAGGCGGTGTAGGAGCCGTTTTTCACATTGGCGGCGGAGTAGGGGACGCCGTTGTACCTCAGCGCCACACCTTGATTGGCGGTGGGGATGCTGGCATTGACCACGCTGGCGTTGCCGTCAGAGGGGGTCAGGTAGCCGATGTAGAAGCCACCGAGGGCGTCCGTGTTGCCACCGGTTTGGGCAGCAGCCGTGGAGAGGGTGGTGGTGAGCGTGGGAGCCAGCGTGGCACCGGTGGGGTAGCCGCCATTGCCGATGTCTGTCACGGGCAGGTAGATGGAGTTGCTGGTGCCCACGGGCCAGAGCTGCTGGGAGCCCACCACGCCGCCGTAGGTCAGAGAGCCGGAGACGGTCTGTGGGGTGGAAAAGGTGGGCAGCCAGACGCTGACGGCGGTGGTGGTGCCCAGGCCGAGCTCGGTGTAGGCGCCAAAGCGCTGGCCGGCATCCGTGTTGCGGCCGATGGCGAATACGGTGTACTTTTCATGCGCACTGTCGCCGGTGAACTGGGACAGGCGGATGACGCCGGTGGTGTAGAGCAGCTGGCCCAGCTGGGTGGTGATGTTGGGCAGGTACGTTCCGTTGGCGTAGGTGGCGCCGAAGCTGTTGACCGGAGAGCCGGGGAAGCCGGGGCTGGCGTAGAAGATCAGCGGAGACACGCCCACCACTTCCTCGATGAGGGTGGCGTAGGAGGTGCCGAGGTAGGTGCCCTGGAAGGGAGAGGTGCTCTGGAAGTTCGTGGAAAAACCAAAGTCCGGCTTGGCGACTTCATAGTCGGTGCCCAGCACGGAGGTGTTCGCCGTCGGGTCCGCCACGGCACCGGTGCCGGTGCCATTGCTCACGACATAGCGTGCGTCCAGATTTCCGGCCACGGAGGCCACACCGGCCAGGGCACCTGCGAAGGAGACCTTGATGATGACCGGGTTGCCGTTCCAGGTGCCGTTATAGGCACCGTAGTTGGAAGAGAGGGCATTGGCCGTGGAGGCCGAGGTTGCGTTGCCTTTATTTCCCTGGAAAACCCAGCCGCTGGCCAGGAGTTTGGTGATGGCGGAC is part of the Prosthecobacter vanneervenii genome and harbors:
- a CDS encoding RrF2 family transcriptional regulator; the protein is MRLTKRGEYALRTLIRLGIAERQQEGVISVSTLAEQEHLPFKFLEAILFELRTAGYVESLRGKYGGTRLAKPMKAIKMGEVVRLIDGKLAPIGCASETEYEKCTCPDETHCGLRMLMIDVRNAIANILDRYTLENVVEVTLRKQQAAKKTAKKKTGREKHADPADGFLATLLDSVA
- a CDS encoding helix-turn-helix domain-containing protein, producing MAQQNIIGSAVRRIRVEKELTQDAFAARCQLAGWDLSRETLSKIEACIRRVNDAEVMMLAKILGCKITDLFPATTKAVLPVLRHSK